The Eleutherodactylus coqui strain aEleCoq1 chromosome 6, aEleCoq1.hap1, whole genome shotgun sequence genome window below encodes:
- the LOC136572001 gene encoding uncharacterized protein isoform X2, giving the protein MVHHHHQLMRICIYNMAFQRDCLPSSNWHNGGINPISHLVPPITSIDLPPPYSLEDPTPREGPAPREGPAPREGPAPREGPAPREDPIQAEYPAPRPNIQQHNLILSESTKYPSRMTCSVINFILCPLLGIFPLWYSIKIRRGDRWTAMRYSPTACKLNTFAVSLIVMLYLSLSTILPVFLVARNSTASPESYVPPYSELYPP; this is encoded by the exons AtggtccaccaccaccaccagcttatGAGGATCTGTATCTACAATATGGCCTTTCAGAGAGATTGTTTACCATCTTCCAACTGGCACAATGGCGGTATTAATCCAATCAGTCACTTGGTGCCACCTATAACATCTATAGACCTGCCCCCACCATACTCATTAGAAGATCCCACACCACGAGAAGGTCCTGCACCACGAGAAGGTCCTGCACCACGAGAAGGTCCTGCACCACGAGAAG GTCCTGCACCACGAGAAGATCCCATACAAGCAGAATATCCTGCACCAAGACCAAACATCCAACAACATAATCTCATATTATCTGAGTCTACAAAATACCCCAGTCGTATGACTTGTTCTGTAATTAACTTCATCCTCTGCCCGCTGCTTGGAATATTTCCGCTCTGGTACTCTATAAAG atccggagaggtgatCGCTGGACAGCAATGAGATATTCTCCTACAGCCTGCAAACTAAACACATTTGCTGTGTCTTTAATTGTGATGCTGTATTTGTCCTTAAGCACCATACTCCCGGTCTTTCTCGTCGCTCGGAACAGCACAGCGTCCCCTGAGTCCTACGTGCCGCCATATAGTGAGTTGTACCCGCCCTGA
- the LOC136572001 gene encoding uncharacterized protein isoform X1, whose product MVHHHHQLMRICIYNMAFQRDCLPSSNWHNGGINPISHLVPPITSIDLPPPYSLEDPTPREGPAPREGPAPREGPAPREGPAPQEGPAPREGPAPREDPIQAEYPAPRPNIQQHNLILSESTKYPSRMTCSVINFILCPLLGIFPLWYSIKIRRGDRWTAMRYSPTACKLNTFAVSLIVMLYLSLSTILPVFLVARNSTASPESYVPPYSELYPP is encoded by the exons AtggtccaccaccaccaccagcttatGAGGATCTGTATCTACAATATGGCCTTTCAGAGAGATTGTTTACCATCTTCCAACTGGCACAATGGCGGTATTAATCCAATCAGTCACTTGGTGCCACCTATAACATCTATAGACCTGCCCCCACCATACTCATTAGAAGATCCCACACCACGAGAAGGTCCTGCACCACGAGAAGGTCCTGCACCACGAGAAGGTCCTGCACCACGAGAAGGTCCTGCACCACAAGAAGGTCCTGCACCACGAGAAGGTCCTGCACCACGAGAAGATCCCATACAAGCAGAATATCCTGCACCAAGACCAAACATCCAACAACATAATCTCATATTATCTGAGTCTACAAAATACCCCAGTCGTATGACTTGTTCTGTAATTAACTTCATCCTCTGCCCGCTGCTTGGAATATTTCCGCTCTGGTACTCTATAAAG atccggagaggtgatCGCTGGACAGCAATGAGATATTCTCCTACAGCCTGCAAACTAAACACATTTGCTGTGTCTTTAATTGTGATGCTGTATTTGTCCTTAAGCACCATACTCCCGGTCTTTCTCGTCGCTCGGAACAGCACAGCGTCCCCTGAGTCCTACGTGCCGCCATATAGTGAGTTGTACCCGCCCTGA